Proteins encoded within one genomic window of Triticum aestivum cultivar Chinese Spring chromosome 2D, IWGSC CS RefSeq v2.1, whole genome shotgun sequence:
- the LOC123052883 gene encoding U4/U6 small nuclear ribonucleoprotein Prp31 homolog → MKERYAVTDMMKLANRMQFGIPEESSLGDGLGEGYGMLGQAGSGKLRVSAAQNKLAAKVAKKFKEKSYGSSGATSGLTSSLTFTPVQGIELSNPQAHGNLLGSGIQSTYFSETGTFSRISRPGD, encoded by the exons ATGAAAGAAAG ATATGCGGTAACTGATATGATGAAGCTTGCAAACCGAATGCAGTTTGGAATACCAGAGGAGAGCTCATTAG GTGATGGTTTGGGGGAAGGTTACGGCATGCTCGGGCAGGCCGGAAGTGGGAAGCTACGTGTCTCAGCTGCACAGAACAAACTTGCTGCTAAAGTGGCAAAAAA ATTCAAGGAGAAGAGTTATGGTAGCAGTGGTGCAACATCTGGACTGACATCTAGTTTGACCTTTACACCAGTTCAG GGAATAGAACTGTCAAACCCACAGGCACACGGGAACCTTCTTGGAAGTGGAATCCAGAGCACCTACTTCTCGGAGACCGGCACATTTTCTCGGATCAGTAGGCCTGGAGATTAG